One Olsenella sp. oral taxon 807 DNA segment encodes these proteins:
- the argH gene encoding argininosuccinate lyase, producing the protein MALWSGRFEQSVSEFTQRFGASLPVDKRMYKQDIAGSIAHARMLGRQGILSDTDVEHIEVGLLEIEHQIDQGKFKWNINDEDIHMAVESELIEDIGAAGARLHTGRSRNDQVATDIRLYTKHLLMNLISENYSLRKVIVRAARKNFGTIMPGYTHMQHAQPVLFSHHLLAYFWMFSRDYTRLMAAYQAADASPLGAAALAGTTYPLDRFYTAELLGFDHPVPNSMDAVSDRDYLIDLLYACSMGMMHLSRLCEEIITWSTTEFGFITLSDAYSTGSSIMPQKKNPDFAELTRGKTGRVYGDLMGLLVTMKSLPLAYNKDLQECKEGAVDAAHTLRDAMICMEGMIDSWEVHSHQMLAEAGLGFTAATDVADYLAKRGLPFRKAHEIVGRLVLYCERHRVGLEDLTAEEFQKFSPLFGKDVVEDLNPEGIVRARDTYGGTGHEAVRLQMHEASKLLKHDRRQVKALRDKSEGRPGA; encoded by the coding sequence ATGGCACTCTGGTCAGGTAGGTTCGAGCAGAGCGTGAGCGAGTTCACGCAGCGCTTTGGGGCGTCTCTGCCCGTCGACAAGCGAATGTACAAGCAGGACATCGCGGGCTCCATCGCGCACGCGAGGATGCTGGGCAGGCAGGGCATCCTCTCCGATACCGACGTCGAGCACATCGAGGTGGGCCTCCTTGAGATTGAGCACCAGATAGACCAGGGTAAGTTCAAGTGGAACATCAACGACGAGGACATCCACATGGCCGTGGAGTCCGAGCTCATCGAGGACATAGGTGCAGCCGGGGCACGCCTGCACACGGGGCGCTCGCGCAACGACCAGGTGGCGACCGACATCCGCCTCTATACCAAGCATCTGCTCATGAACCTCATCTCCGAGAACTACTCCCTGCGCAAGGTCATCGTCCGTGCCGCCCGCAAGAACTTTGGCACCATCATGCCGGGCTACACCCACATGCAGCACGCCCAGCCGGTACTCTTCTCCCATCACCTGCTTGCCTATTTCTGGATGTTCTCTCGCGACTATACGCGCCTCATGGCTGCCTACCAGGCGGCGGACGCCAGCCCGCTTGGCGCGGCGGCCCTCGCCGGCACCACCTACCCGCTCGATCGCTTCTACACGGCCGAGCTTCTGGGCTTTGACCATCCTGTTCCCAACTCGATGGACGCCGTGAGCGACCGCGACTACCTGATTGACCTGCTCTATGCCTGCAGCATGGGCATGATGCACCTCTCGCGTCTCTGCGAGGAGATCATCACCTGGTCCACGACGGAGTTCGGCTTCATCACGCTCTCGGATGCCTACTCCACGGGCTCGTCCATCATGCCGCAGAAGAAGAACCCCGACTTCGCCGAGCTCACGCGCGGCAAGACGGGACGCGTCTACGGTGACCTCATGGGGCTTCTGGTCACCATGAAGTCGTTGCCGTTGGCCTACAACAAGGATCTCCAGGAGTGCAAGGAGGGTGCCGTCGATGCCGCGCACACCCTGCGTGACGCCATGATCTGCATGGAGGGCATGATAGACAGCTGGGAGGTCCACTCGCATCAGATGCTTGCCGAGGCGGGCCTGGGCTTTACGGCGGCGACGGACGTGGCGGACTACCTTGCCAAGCGCGGGTTGCCCTTCCGCAAGGCGCACGAGATCGTGGGCAGGCTCGTGCTCTACTGTGAGAGGCATCGCGTGGGGCTCGAGGACCTGACCGCAGAGGAGTTCCAGAAGTTCTCGCCGCTTTTTGGCAAGGACGTCGTCGAGGACCTGAACCCAGAGGGCATCGTGAGAGCGAGGGATACCTACGGAGGCACCGGCCACGAGGCGGTGAGGCTCCAGATGCACGAGGCGTCCAAGCTGCTCAAGCACGACCGTCGCCAGGTCAAGGCCCTGCGGGACAAGAGCGAGGGCAGGCCTGGCGCATAA